A window of Polynucleobacter sp. KF022 genomic DNA:
CAAATTAGCTGCGTTATAAAGCATAGCAAGATCAAAAATCTCAATTTCTGGCTTGATTTCATACTTCAGCATCTCGCTTGCAAGGCCATCGACAAATGCAGGAGGATTTTCATAAATGCCTGTTGGGAAATTCACTGAGCCAGTGGCTAGAGAGGCCATATCAGGTTTATGAAACAACATTCCACCGCGAGCTGCTTGATCACGTCCGCGGCCACCAGTGGAAAATTGAATAATCATTCCTGGGCAATGTTTCTGTATTCCTTCTTGAACGGCCGCATATAAGTCAGGATTTGAGCTTGGAGTCTCATCTGCATTTCGAACATGTATGTGCGCAAGCGTCGCTCCCGCTTCAAACGCTTTATGCGTTTCTTCAATCTGCTCGCTGGTAGTCACTGGTAAACCTGGGCAATCTTTTTTACGGGGTATTGCTCCAGTCATTGCAACTGTAATGATTACGGGAGTGGTCATATTCTTTCCAAGAAATTAATTGCTGGTATCAGACAGGCTAGTTTGAATATCATTTGCAGCACGCTTTAAAGGCTTAACATAAAAGTCGATCGATTTTTCTTGCATGCGAGGTGCAGGACCATGCGCGGTAATCGTGGCAAAAGTTTTGTATTTTGAGTTGATGACTGGTACGGCAATCCCTATAAATCCCTCCAGGAAGGCCGATTCATCAAGGGCGTAGCCATCATTGCGAATTTTTTCAAGCTCGTCAAATAGCTTGTTGTAGGTGGTAA
This region includes:
- a CDS encoding 3-keto-5-aminohexanoate cleavage protein, with amino-acid sequence MTTPVIITVAMTGAIPRKKDCPGLPVTTSEQIEETHKAFEAGATLAHIHVRNADETPSSNPDLYAAVQEGIQKHCPGMIIQFSTGGRGRDQAARGGMLFHKPDMASLATGSVNFPTGIYENPPAFVDGLASEMLKYEIKPEIEIFDLAMLYNAANLIERGLLKAPAHVQFVMGIPNAMPARRTILEFLISELKAVMPDATWTAAGIARHQLPVNEWTLELGGHVRTGLEDNTRFDKTRAAKDNAELVARLAQMAPAYNRTVATPAQAREILGLRKH